GATCCGCCGCAGCCGGTCCTTCACCGGACGTTCGATATAGCGGGCAATCGTTTTCGGCTGCAAATGGCCCAGCGCCTCCTGGCTCAAGCGTCCAAGGAAGTCGGTCAGATAGCGTTTTCCCTCTTGGCGGTCGAGCCAGTCGATGATCCCGTCGATCAGGCGTACATGGGCCAGCTTGGATTTAATCACCGCAACGCCGAGGAGTTCCCCTTCCACCACCTTGACGATGGCATCGATCGTCTTTTCCCGGTTGCGCGGGATCAGTTCCGTATGCCAGGGAAAGCCGAGAGGACGGCGAAAAAGAGCCGTGATAGCGAACCAATCGGCGATGCCGCCGACGAGGGCCGCTTCCGCGATAAAAAAGCCCATCTTCACCCAAAGCCACTGGGGATAGAGCCACCGCAACCCTGTAAACAGTACGAAGGCGAGGGCGGCGCCGGCCAAAACAAGGTCCGCCTTTTTCCACTTCATGCCATCACCTCACGGCAGCCAGAGGGTCGCCAGGTGGAGCAACACACCGGCCAAACCGCCCACAACCGCCCCGTTGATTCGGATCATCTGCAGGTCGTTGCCTGCCTTCGATTCGATGAGTTCCACCAGTTGTTCATCACTGATAGACTGTAAATTTTCCTGCACCAGTTTGCCGATCTCCTCATGCTGTTCGTCGATCCAGCGAAAGAGGTGAACCTTGACCATCCCATCGAGGGCCGCCCGCCGTTCCCGGTCCTGGCGCAATTCCGACAACAGACGCTCCAAGCGGCTGCGCAGCAGTTTCAACCACCGGGGCGGATCATCGCCGGAACGCTCCGTCTGATCGTCCAACAATTCCGTCAACAAAGGACCCATCTCCAGGCGCTGCAGCAGCGTCGCTTTCCAGGCCTCGACCTGGCGCTGGCGGTCTGCATCTGTGCGCAGTTCCGCGACCCAGCGGCGGATCTGCGCCTCCAGGCGAAGCCGCTGCGGGTTGGTGGGTTTGCGAAAACCCTCCAGAAACCCGACGGCGCTGTCGACCAGTTGCGTTTCCGGCGTTTTGCCGGCCATACCGATGACGAGATCATCAAAAAAGCGACGGCGGCGCATCCCCGATTCATAGGCGCTGCGGGTCTCCTGGACAAGACGCGCCAGTTCCCCCTTGACCAGGGGATGGCGAACGAGCGTCTCCAACTCCCCGACAGCCACATCAATGACCCGTCCCGCCTGTCCGCTGTCGAGGGCCCACTCGATGCTGTC
The nucleotide sequence above comes from Heliomicrobium gestii. Encoded proteins:
- a CDS encoding DUF445 domain-containing protein, with amino-acid sequence MNNRHTATLVLVVALAGFLVSAPFQETFIGGIIASGCGAALIGGLADWFAVTALFRRPLGIPWRTAIIPRNRERIFEALVSMVKEELLSRETLKEQLSRYDLTEPIFNHLLGDGQKEEPPMGDMLAGMATLLKEPKVKDILEEAAGALLSGLPLSPVLADSIEWALDSGQAGRVIDVAVGELETLVRHPLVKGELARLVQETRSAYESGMRRRRFFDDLVIGMAGKTPETQLVDSAVGFLEGFRKPTNPQRLRLEAQIRRWVAELRTDADRQRQVEAWKATLLQRLEMGPLLTELLDDQTERSGDDPPRWLKLLRSRLERLLSELRQDRERRAALDGMVKVHLFRWIDEQHEEIGKLVQENLQSISDEQLVELIESKAGNDLQMIRINGAVVGGLAGVLLHLATLWLP